From Ammoniphilus oxalaticus:
TTTGATTGGCTTCTTTCTTCATGTATTCTCTAAATTCGCTGCCGCTCACCTATACTCACTCCCAGGTAATTATTTTAATGAAATAAATATAGCTTTAGTTTAGTATACCAGTAAACAAAAAAATATGCCCCATTCAAATTTAGAATAACGACAAGTGGTTAGGGATAAAACCTTATTTTTAGAAGAAGATTAATCCTATTCTCTTGTTTTCGCCTTTTTAAAACGTAATATTCACCTTTCCGCTTATCCCAGATTAAACCATTTTGGAGGCTGTTTAAATCAGTTTGGTTCGCTTATAATGGAAGATACGTGTATGTGTATAAGATGGGGTGGTGAACATTTATGTATACAGATGAAATAAAGAATCGTTTAAAACGGATGGAAGGTCAAGTTCGCGGGATTCTTCGTATGATGGACGAAGGGAAAAATTGCAAAGATGTGGTAAGTCAACTTTCGGCCGTGCGAAATGCGGCAGATAAGGCGATTGCGACGATTGTAGCTGTTAATCTGGAACAGTGTTTGTTAGATGAAAAAGAAACAGGCGGCGATACGAGCAAGCTTGTAAAGGAAGCAATTGAACTGCTTGTGAAAAGCAGATAACATTGTTTTGCGATCAATAATTATAACTAAGGCGAAAGAGGAGTTGGAGAACTCCTCTTATTTTTTTGTTTGGATTTGTAATTGCATCGATTCTAATTTAAAAGCATAATGTGAGGTAGTTCGCAAAAATCTAGACTTTGCGCTTAGGAGTAAGTTGTATTCAGAAAGGAAAAGGGATCATTGTGTCAAGGCAGGTGTTTTTAAAAGGAGCGATCGCGCTTAGTGTTGCCGCGTTTGTCTCAAAATTACTCGGACTATTCTATGTGATCCCGTTGAAGCATTTTGCGGGTAATGAAGGTTTAGCTCTTTATCAGCTCGTTTTCCCGATATATAATACGATCTTAATTTTATCTGTCTCTGGGATTCCAATCGCTATATCTAAGTTAATTTCAAAAAATCTAATGTTAAAACGTGAAGCGGAAATTGCTGTGGTCATGAAATCAGCTTTTCGCTTAATGGTGTTTGTTTCTATTGGCGGTTTTTTGTTATTTTTCTTTGGGTCATCAAGGATCGCGGGTTGGATTGGGAATCACGATACGAAATTATCGATTCAAGCGCTCGCTTTCGCAATGCTTGTCGTTCCATTTGTCGCTCTTTTACGAGGTTACTTTAACGGCTGCCAACAGATGGTTTTTTCCGCGTCATCCCAAGTGATTGAACAACTCGTTCGTGTCAGCGCGATGACTTATATCGTTTATTTGTTTATGCGTCAAGGTAAAGGGGTAGCGGTTGCGGCGGCTGGCGCCGCGTTCGGAAGTTTTTTTGGATTAACGATTGCTCTGCTGTCTTTGCTCTATGCTTATTTTCGATTGAGCCGTAACCAAGGCGATTCATTAAAGCGAAGCGAGAGACGCGCGCGCTATGGATGGAGAATTCTCGTTGTGTCAATCCCCGTCAGCCTCAGCTCATTAATGATTCCCGTGATCGGGATGATCGACTCGGTCTCCGTCATCCACTTACTACAAAGCGGCGGTTTGTCAAATTCGTTAGCTACTGAACAATTTGGTATCTATAGCCGCGGTGTTCCGATCGTGCAATTTTCTTCTTTCTATGCGACAGGACTTGCTCTTGCCGTCGTTCCCGCGCTTGCTTCGGCAGCAACGATGCGGGAAAAGCGAGCGCAAATACGCAAAGCGTTACAGGTGACAGTATTGATTGGCTTGCCCGCGAGTGTCGGCATGGTCTTAATCGCCCATCCATTAAATATTTTATTTTATGGGGATGCGCATGGCAGCGCAACGTTGCAAGCTCTCGCTGCGGCAACGTTCTTTCTATCTTTAGCGGTATCGGCATCTGGTGTTTTACAAGGTTTGAGCAAGCAGTTTTATCCCGCCTTGTTTCTTTTAGCGGGAATGGTTGCGAAGATCTCAGGGAATGTCTTATTGATTAGACAATGGGGGATTCAAGGCGCGGCATACGCTACGCTGCTTGCTTATGTGATCATGTCTGTCCTTTGTTTGTGGGCTATTTATGCATCGCTGCAAAAGAACGTTAGGATTGGTTGGGAACTAGTCAAATGGTTTCAGCCAACCGCGCTAATGAGCGTTGTCTTGATCGCTTTAATTACCTATTTCCCGCATTCAGCCCTCGCTTATCGTTCTCAGGTTTTTGCGTCCGTCATGTGGCTCGTGGCCGCAGGTGTTACTAGTTATGGCTGCGGGTTAATGTTATTTAAAGTGATCGCTTGGAGCGACGTTAAGCGTTATTTGAAACGGATATGGAGAAAACCGCGTAAAAGCGGCGTTTGATAGCTCCTGATTTTTTGGCGGAGACGCAATGAGGGATAAAAATGAATAAGATATAGAATAATCCAAGCAAAAAGGATGGAGACAATGTGAGAATAGGTGTAATTGATTCTGGGGTGGGCGGCTTGACGGTTGCGCATGAAATTATGCGGCAATTGCCGCAAGAGCCGTTGATGTACTTTGGAGATACAGCAAGGTGTCCCTATGGACCGCGACCAGCTGAAGAGGTAAGAACATTTACGATGCAGATGATTGCCCACTTAGCTCAACAGCGGATGAAGGCGTTAGTGATCGCTTGTAATACCGCGACTGCGGTTGTGTTGCGCGAAATTTCGCAAGTGGCTCCAATTCCGATTATCGGTGTGATTGACCCAGGCGCGAGGACGGCAATCAAGGAAACGAAGAGCGGCGTGATCGGTGTGATTGGAACGGAGGGGACGATTCGGAGCGGAGCTTATGAACAGGCCTTAAAAAGAATCAATCCGAATGTAAAGGTCTACAGTTTGGCTTGCCCTGAATTGGCTCCTTTTGTGGAAGCGGGTATTTCAAATGAGCGAGAGGCTTACGAGATTGCGCAAAGATCGTTAAGTTCGTTTAAAGGGGTACCAATTGATACGTTAATTTTGGGATGCACCCACTATCCGTTGCTATCCAAATATATCCGCGCTGTCATTGGGGAACAAGTGAAGCTGATTAGCTCGGCAGAAGAAACGGCGCGGGAACTAAGTGTTGTGCTCGATTATAAAGGTTTGCTCGCATCACAAAATCAGCCAGCGGTTCCGCTCCAGCATAAGTTTTTCGTGAGCGGAAATTCGACTGTCATGGAGCAAATTGCAAGAACATTTTTGAATGCCCCGCTCGATCTTGAACAGGTCAATCTAGCGAATCAGACAGTTTGTACTCTACCTTGGACAAATAGTTAGTATAAATCTCCTTAAGGCTCGTATATATAGAATACAGAAACCTTGAGGAGGGACAAGAAATGTCACGGAAATTAACTGTACTTATTCCTTTGACTTTGTCGGTGGCTATGCTTTCAGGATGCGGGTTGTTTGGACCCGAACAATCTACAGGCTCAAAGCCGGTTGATCCGCCGAGAATGTCAAAAAACAACAAACCGCAAGGACCGAGTGAAGAAGTTACGCTTAGTCTTATTGGCGATCAGGGGAAAGCGGATACCGATGACCCAGCAAAAGCGATGGTAGAAGATGTTGCTACTCCTGTCTATCTCATGGATCCGGAAGGCTTTGTTGTTCCGATTACCGTACAATTACCGAAAGCGGAAGGGCCAGCGAAGCAAGTTCTGAATTACATGGTTAAAGGCGGGCCAATTGAGGACGTAAAGCCCGATGGATTCACCGCATTACTCCCAAAAGGCACAGTCGTGCAAGGTGTTAATATTAAGGACGGTGTAGCGACAGTAGATTTTTCAGATAAATTTGGAAATTATGAAGCGAAAGATGAGCAAAAGATCGTGGACGCGATTACCTTCGCTCTTACTTCCTTTGAATCCGTAAAGGAAGTGAAAATTTGGATAAATGGACATCCCCAAGAAGTCATGCCGGTAGATGGAACACCCATCTCGTCGCTTTCACGGGCGGATGGAATCAATAAAGAACTGGCGGCAAATGTGAAAATGGGTGAGACAACACCGATTACTCTTTATTTCCAAGGGGAAATGGCTAATAAAGAAACCTATTTCGTTCCGGTTACTCGCTTGATTTCGCGTACGGATGACAAAGCGATGGCAACGGTAAATGAATTGATTAGGGGACCGAAGCAAGGCGCGAACCTATTCTCCTCTATTCTACCGACAACGAAGGTGCTTGATGTGAAAATTGATAACGGTGTAGCTACCGTTAATTTAGATGAGAAAATTCTAGATTACAACGATGGTAAAGCGAACCCGCTAGCAATGGATTCCATTCTCTTGTCGTTGACCGAGAATGCGGATGTTGGGCAGGTTCAATTTATGGTAAATGGCAAAACAAATGTAACAGCCGGAGATAAAGATTATAGTAAGCCGGTTTCAAGACCGACACAAATGAATCCTGGGAAAATGTAAGAGGGGAGCAATCCGCCTCTTTTTTCTTTTTTTATGACACATGCAACCGTATTGAATAGGCAATGATATGAAGGATGGAGTTATGCTATAATTATCCAGTAATAGATTGGGAGGGATATGTAATGAGAGTGGATCAAAGAAATTTAGATCAATTAAGACCTATTAAAATAACGAAAGACTACATAAAACATGCTGAAGGTTCCGTTTTAATTGAGGTTGGCGATACGAAAGTGATTTGTACTGCCACGATTGATGAAAAGGTTCCCCCGTTTATGCGCGGGCAAGGAAAAGGATGGATTACCGCGGAATATTCGATGTTGCCGCGCGCGACAGAAACGCGCAATATTCGTGAGGCTAGCAAGGGTAGAATCGGCGGTAGAACAATGGAAATTCAACGTTTGATTGGCAGAGCGCTTCGGTCCGTTGTCGATTTGGAAGCGTTAGGAGAGCGAACCATTTGGTTGGATTGTGACGTGATTCAAGCGGATGGCGGAACGCGGACGGCGTCAATCACGGGGGCTTTCATCGCGATGGCTGACGCATTAGGAAAATTGAGAGAAAAGCGCGAGTGGGCGCAATTGCCATTGCGGGATTATTTGGCGGCGACGAGCGTCGGGATTATCGGTGAGGAAATGGCTCTAGATTTAGCGTATGTCGAGGACTCAAGCGCCATTGTAGATATGAATATTGTGATGACGGGCAACGGGCAGTTCGTTGAAGTGCAAGGGACGGGCGAAGAAAAGCCATTTACGTATGACCAGCTGCAAGGCCTTTTGGAATTAGGCCGAAAAGGCGTTCAGGAGTTAGTTGCTCTTCAGAAAGAAGCGTTAGGCGAAGTGGCGACCTACATTAATCAGGGTGATTAAAATGAGCGCAATTATCGTGCTGGCGACGCGAAACAAAGGAAAGATTGAAGAGTTAAACGGAATGCTTAGCGAACACGGAATTGTAGTCAAAGGATTGGATGACTATCCCGAGTGTCCTGAAATTGAAGAGGATGGCGAAACCTTTGAACAGAATGCGATCAAAAAGGCGGAGACGGTTTCGAAGTTACTCGGACTACCTGCTTTGGCTGATGATTCTGGTTTAGAAGTTGACGCGCTAGACGGACAGCCAGGCGTTTATTCCGCGCGTTTCGCTGGCTTAAACGCAACCGATCGTGATAATATAGAAAAATTGATTGCATTGATGAGCGCAACTCCCGTCGACGCTAGGCAAGCGCGTTTTCGTTGCGCGCTTGCCTTTGCCGCCCCGGGGCAAAGAACGTGGACATGCTCTGGCAGCTGCGAAGGAGAAATCGTTTTAGCTCCGCGCGGACATGAAGGCTTCGGTTACGATCCCATATTTTATCTGCCTGAACGGGATCTGACGATGGCGCAATTGACTGAACGCGAAAAGAATAAAATTAGCCATCGGGGAGAGGCTGTTAGGAAGTTTGTGACAGAGCTTCCCCGCCTTCTATGATACGGGCTATTTTGCAGAGGGGTGAACCTCGAGCTAATGACAAACAAATCAACCGATAACGTCATATCGCTTCCGAATCTGTTTGATAGACATGTTATTCTTGCCTTGAAAGCGAAGAATTCACAAGATTATGAGCGCGCCCGAGAACATCTAGAGCAAGCGTTAGCGCTCGAGCCAGAGCGGGCTGAGATTGCGTTGGAGTTATTGATGATTTATCATGATCTTGAATTGCATCGGGATACAGTAGCGCTGGCCGAAAGGATGTTGCAGCAGGAGCAGGGGGAACTCACGGACGTTTTACGGATGTATGTTATATCGCTCATTCATTTAGAGAAGTATGAACGGGTATGTGAAGTCCTTTCGCGGCTATTTGCCGAACAAGCCTTATCACCGACAGCTTATCAGGATTTTTTTGAAATCTATCTCTCATGCGAAACCCTGTTGGAACAGACAACAGACGATAATCAGCCAGAACGTTCGTTAGTGGGGCAACAAGTCCATGATCGGTTGGAAGCGGACGCGGATTATGTTGTAAAGTTAATGAGAGGTTTGGCAAGCGGTGATTTTGATCGGCAACTGCAAGCGATTGAACAACTAAAATATGTTGAAAGACCAGAAAGTATTGAAGCGTTAAAACATTTGTTAACGAATCGAGCAGCGGACCCCATATTAAAGACATTTGCCCTGAATGCTTTGAAAGCGCTTGGAGAATCAGGTGACGTTCATGTCTATAAGTGGGGGGGATTCAGGAAAACAAAGGTCGCTGATACGCCTGATTTTGAGCAAGGGTTGGGTGAATCAGCGCAATCGGTCATTGATATCGTAACTAATACGACGTATGATAATGATCCGATGTTTTCTTCATTCGCGTTGCAATTGTGGATTGAATTCCTACTTGCTGCTTATCCTCTTTACACTAAATTTGATCGCGTTGGAACGTGGGCTGGCGCGCTGCATTTAGCGACGGATCATGCCTTAAACAATCAATCATCCATAAGTGAGGTCGCTGAACAATACGAGGCGCCCGTCGATAAACTTTTGGAGTGTTATCAAGCGCTCGAACTTATGTTGAATTTAGAGGGACGTTGAAATAATTACCTTATAAATGTCTTAGATGATCGGTTGATATCGGTCAAGCTTATGAGATATAATGAGAGGGTTATAATTTTACGAGTATCGACGATGATAAAATTCCGTTCAGATAGGATCTTTACATAGAAGATCGTATTTAATTTTCAGGAGGAGAAAGAATAAAATGAAAGCCAATTGGGAAAAACTTGAAAATAATCAAGGTGTCTTAACGATTGAAGTTGAACAGGATCAGGTTGAAGGCGCGGTAGATCAAGCGTTTAAAAAAGTGGTTAAACAAGTTAACCTACCTGGATTTAGAAAAGGGAGAATTCCACGCAATATCTTTGAAGCGCGCTTTGGTGTAGAGTCGCTTTACCAAGAAGCTTTGGAAATTCTTTTCCCGCAAGTGTATGGACAAGCTGTTCAAGAAACAGGAATTGATCCGATTGATCGCCCAGATGTTGATGTTGACCAAATGGGAAGAAATCAAAACTGGATTATTAAAGCGACAGTGACTGTGAAACCAGAAGTTGAATTAGGAGAATACAAAGGTCTAGAAATCGAACAGCAAGACTTTTCAGTCACGGATGAAGCCATTAACAAGGAATTGCAACAAATGCAAGAGCGCGCCGCGCAATTAAATGTCGTTGAAGACCGCCCGGCGGAAGAAGGCGATCAAGCGACGATCGATTTTGAAGGTTTTGTCGATGACATTGCTTTTGAAGGCGGAACAGGCGATGATTACGATCTTGAGATCGGATCGGGCACATTCATTCCTGGCTTTGAAGATCAAGTGATTGGGATGGAGATCGGACAGGAAAAGGATGTTATCGTTACATTCCCTGAAGATTACCATGTTGACGATCTAGCTGGAAAAGAAGCTACATTCAAAGTGAAATTGAATAGCATTAAACGAAAAAGTGTGCCGGAATTAGACGATGAGTTAGCGAAAGATGTCAGTGAATTTGACACTTTAGATGAATTGAAAGCAGACATCAAGAATAAACTTGAAAAAGAAGCTGAGGAAGAAAAAGAAAATTATGAGCGTCAAGCGGTCATCGAGAAAGTATCGGAAAACGCTACAGTTGATATTCCAGAAGTGATGATTGAACACGAAGTGGATCACATGTTCAAAGATCTTGAGCAACGCCTAATGCAACAAGGAATTGACATGGAGCTATACTTAAGGATTTCGAATACGGATGAAGATGAAATCAAAGAAAGAATGAAGGAGGACGCGGCTCAACGCGTGCGTAATTCCTTAACGTTAGAAGCGATTTCCAAAGCTGAAAATGTGGAAGTGACTGAAGAAGATATTACAGAGGAATTGCAAAACTTAGCGGACATGTATCAACAACCAGTTGAAGAAATTCGCGGCTTTTTCGAAATGCGCGATCAATTTGAAGGGATCAAAAATGACGTGCGCATTCGCAAAACAATTGATTTACTAGTAGAGTGGAATAAGGTGACGGCTTAACGTTTAGGAGATTAAAACAAGGCGCGAGAATGTTCGTGCCTTGTTTTTACAAAAGTGATACAATGATACAAAGGAGGGGAATGGCGATATGTTTATACCTATGGTTGTAGAAACGACCAATCGAGGAGAACGAGCTTATGATATTTATTCCCGTCTACTAAAAGATCGAATCATATTGCTTGGGACAGAGATCGATGATGAGGTGGCTAATGCTGTTGTTGCCCAACTGTTATTTCTGGCGGCGGATGATCCAGATAAAGACATTCACCTATACATAAATTCACCGGGCGGTTCTGTCACTGCAGGCATGGCTATTTATGATACAATGCAATTTATAAAGCCTCATGTTTCTACTATCTGCATTGGACTTGCGGCGAGTATGGGAGCTTTTTTGCTAGCCGCAGGTGAAAAGGGTAAGCGTTTCTCCCTCCCTAACAGTGAAGTGATGATCCATCAGCCATTAGGCGGGGTGAGGGGTCAGGCTACCGATATCAAGATTCATGCGGAATGGATTTTGAAAACAAGGGATCAGTTAAATCGAATTTTGGCGGAAAATACAGGTCAGCCTTTGGAAAAAGTGGAGCTAGATACGGATCGAGATTACTTTATGAGTTCGTCGGAAGCTGAGGAGTATGGCTTGATTGACGCAGTGATCACTAATAGAGACCAAGCCTAAGGGGTGATAGTATGTTTAAGTTTAATGATGAAAAGGGCCAACTTAAGTGCTCTTTTTGTGGGAAATCACAAGATCAAGTTCGTAAGTTAGTAGCCGGTCCTGGCGTTTATATTTGTGATGAGTGTATCGAACTGTGCACAGAAATTGTAGAAGAGGAATTGGGCGCGGAAGAAGAGATTGATATTAAAGAAATTCCGAAGCCGAACGAAATTAGAAAGTTCCTTGATGAATATGTCATCGGGCAAGAAGATGCGAAGAAGACAATGGCTGTTGCTGTTTACAACCATTACAAACGTATTAATACAGGGTCTAAAGTTGATGATGTCGAGTTGTCAAAGAGTAATATTTTGATGCTTGGGCCTACGGGAAGCGGTAAAACGCTCATTGCCCAAACACTTGCAAGAATTCTTAATGTGCCGTTTGCGATTGCGGATGCAACTTCTTTAACAGAAGCAGGTTACGTGGGTGAAGATGTTGAAAATATACTGTTAAAGTTGATTCAAGCTGCTGATTATGATGTAGAAAAAGCAGAACGTGGCATTATTTATATCGATGAAATTGATAAAGTGGCCAGAAAATCGGAAAATCCTTCGATCACTAGAGATGTCTCTGGCGAAGGGGTGCAACAAGCGTTGCTGAAGATTCTGGAAGGAACCGTGGCCAGCGTTCCTCCACAAGGTGGACGAAAACATCCACATCAAGAGTTTATTCAAATCGATACGTCTAACGTTCTCTTTATTTGCGGAGGCGCGTTTGATGGCATTGAGCAAATCGTAAAGCGTCGCGTTGGGAAGAAAGTCATCGGTTTTGGAACAGAAGCTGCGGATGGTCAGCGAGATCTGAAACCAGGTGAATATTTGAAGATGGCGTTGCCAGAAGATCTATTAAGATTTGGTTTAATCCCTGAGTTTGTAGGTCGTCTGCCGGTTATGAGTATGTTAGAGCCGCTTGATGAAGGCGCTCTGGTTGAGATTCTAACCGCGCCAAAGAATGCTTTGGTAAAGCAATATCAGAAGCTATTAGAGATGGATGAGGTTGAACTCGAGTTTACAGAAGGCGCTTTAGAAGAGATTTCTAAAGAAGCGATCAAACGAAACACTGGCGCTCGAGGTCTACGCTCTATCATTGAAGGAATCATGCTCGATGTGATGTATGATTTGCCTTCGCGCGATGATATTGTGAAGTGTGTGATTACGGAAGAAACGGTAATCGAGAAGAGTGAGCCGTTGATGTACACAGAAGAAGGGCTCGTTCAGAAACCAAAGGAAAGCGCATAAAAATTTGTTAGAGGGTGCTGCCGCGAGTAGCGCCCTTTTTTGTTAAAGATCGCTTGGGCTGGTAAAAGAAGGTCTAATTTCCTCTCATAAAGGCAATAATATTGCATATAGTAAACTTTATGGGAGGGAATAGAAATGAATTGGTCGATGTTGCTGATGGTGGTACAAGTTTTCTTTGCAGTGGTGATCGGAATCTATTTTTGGAATTTGCTTCGTAATCAACGGACGAACCGAACGGCTGTAGATCGTGAATCTCGTAAAGAGATGGAGTCTTTGCGTAAGTTACGAGCGATTTCCTTAACCGAACCGATAGCGGAAAAAACACGACCTTCTCATTTACAAGATATTGTTGGGCAACAAGATGGAATTCGAACGTTAAAAGCGGCCTTATGTGGGCCAAACCCGCAGCATGTCATCATTTATGGACCTCCGGGTGTCGGAAAAACGGCAGCGGCTCGAGTTGTTTTAGAAGAGGCAAAGAAAAGTAGGCTATCCCCTTTTACAAATCAATCCGCTTTTGTAGAATTGGATGCAACGACGGCCCGTTTTGATGAAAGAGGGATTGCGGACCCGCTGATTGGTTCTGTCCATGATCCGATCTATCAAGGAGCGGGCGCGATGGGACAAGCAGGTATTCCACAGCCAAAACCAGGCGCAGTCACTAAGGCGCATGGCGGGATGTTGTTCATTGATGAAATTGGTGAGCTTCATCCGATTCAAATGAACAAAATGTTAAAGGTGCTCGAGGATCGAAAAGTATTTTTAGAAAGCGCTTATTATAATGAAGAAAACACAACGATTCCCCAACATATTCATGATATTTTTCAGAATGGGTTACCCGCTGATTTTAGGTTGGTTGGGGCAACGACGCGAACGCCTGATGAAATCCCCCCTGCGATTCGCTCACGTTGTCTAGAAATTTTCTTTCGTCCTTTGTTGGCGGATGAGATTAAAAAGATTGCGGCAAATGCAGTTAAAAAAATGGGCTTTGTCGCTGATCCAGGCGCGATTGAAGTGGTTGCAAAGTATGCGACAAATGGTCGGGAAGCTGTTAATACCGTGCAGATTGCGGTCGGTTTAGCGATCACAGATAAGCGTGATAAAGTGACGAAAGCAGATGTGGAATGGGTTGTACATAGCAGTCAAAAATCGCCTCGCGCAGAACGAAAAGTTCATGATAAGCCTCAAGTGGGTTTGGTGAACGGTTTAGCCGTGTATGGGCCGAATATGGGAATGCTACTTGAAATCGAGGTGACCGCGCGCCAAACGGAACAACCTGGAACAGGTAAAATTGCCATTACAGGGGTTGTTGAAGAAGAAGAGATGGGCGGCGGTTATCGAACGATTCGTCGAAAATCGATGGCCAAAGGTTCGTTGGAAAATGTATTGACTGTGTTGAAGTTGCAAGGGTCGAATATTGAGGATTATGATTTGCATATCAATTTTCCTGGCGGAACCCCAATCGATGGACCATCTGCTGGTGTGACGATGGCGACAGCTATCTATTCAGCCATTCATAAGCAAGCAGTGGATAATCTAACGGCGATGACAGGTGAAGTAAGTATTCACGGCAATGTGAAGCCCGTTGGCGGGATTGTCGCAAAAGTTGAGGCTGCGAAGCAGGCCGGTTGTAAGCAAGTGATCATCCCAAGTGATAATTGGCAAGCAATATTTGACACGGTAGAGGACATTAAGGTCATTCCAGTAAAGCGAGTTGAAGAAGTGTTTCAACATGCTTTAGGGACAGACGTCGCATCTGAATCAAAGGTCATTCCAGCGGCGAATGACGTTTTATCGGCATCGTCAATCTCGATTTAACCGCTTCAATCGTTGGAAAGGTTAGACAATAACATAGAGTTACGATAAAATATTGTCCATAGAAGAGGCCAGGGAGGTGTCATAATGGGAACAACAGGGAGAGAACGAAAGATACCGTTACTTCCGTTAAGAGGTCTATTAGTTTTCCCAACGATGGTTCTTCACCTTGATGTGGGTCGCGAGAAATCTGTAAAAGCGTTAGAAAAGGCAATGGTGGATGATAATTTAATTCTTCTGGCAACACAGGAAGAAGTTCACCTTGAAGAGCCGACGAAAGAGCAGATTTTTAAGGTGGGAACGATTGCTAAGATTAAGCAAATGCTAAAGCTTCCAAATGGAACGATTCGAGTGCTTGTAGAAGGATTAAAAAGAGCGAGAATCGATCAATTTCTAAACGAAGACGAGTATTTCGAGGTAGCTATTAGCGAGTTAGAAGATGAAATGGACGAAATGGCCGAGGTCGAAGCATTAATGCGGTCCGTATTAAGGACGTTTGAGCAATATATTAAGTTGTCAAAGAAAGTGACGCCAGAGACATTAGCCTCTGTATCAGATATTGATGAACCAGGTCGCTTAGCTGATGTGATTACTTCTCATTTGACATTGAAGATGAAGGATAAACAAAATGTGCTAGAAGCGATAAATGTCAAAGCTCGCTTAGAAATATTGCTGGAGATTTTGAACAATGAGCGCGAAGTGTTAGAGTTAGAACGAAAAATAGGCCAACGCGTTAAGAAACAGATGGAAAAAACGCAGAAGGAATACTATTTGCGCGAACAAATGAAAGCGATCCAGAAAGAGTTAGGCGATAAAGAAGGAAGAGCGGGCGAAGTCGAAGAACTTCGTAAACAGCTAAGCGAATTTGATGGACCGGATCAAGTAGAAGAAAAAATTGCAAAAGAAATTGACCGACTGGAAAAGACGCCTCCAACCTCTGCTGAAGGAAACGTGATTCGTAACTATATCGACTGGTTATTCTCCATACCCTGGACAAAAGTAACTGAAGATAACCTAGATATTAACCATGCGAAAGAAGTGTTGGATGAAGACCATTATGGTTTAGAAAAGGCGAAAGAGCGAGTGCTCGAATACCTGGCGGTGCAAAAGCTGGTCAAACGATTAAAAGGTCCAATACTCTGTCTTGTCGGACCTCCAGGTGTTGGAAAAACATCGTTAGCCCGTTCTGTCGCTCGGTCCCTTGGAAGGGAGTTTGTGCGAATTTCCTTGGGGGGCGTTAGGGATGAAGCCGAAATTCGGGGGCACCGTCGCACATATGTCGGGGCGATGCCGGGCCGGGTGATCCAAGGAATGAAGACAGCTGGAACGGTTAATCCTGTCTTTTTATTGGATGAAATCGATAAGATGGCCAATGATTTTCGGGGTGATCCCGCCGCGGCGCTATTGGAAGTGTTAGACCCGAATCAAAACGACACGTTCAGTGATCACTACATTGAAGAACCTTATGATTTATCCAAGGTAATGTTTATTACAACAGCGAACACAGTGCATACGATTCCTAGACCATTACTTGATCGGATGGAAATGTTGCATATCCCGGGCTACACAGAGATTGAAAAATTAAATATCGCAAAAAAGTATCTGTTGCCTAAACAAATGGAAGAACACGGTTTGGCGGAAGAGCAACTAACGGTCTCGGAAGAAGGACTGCTAGAAATTATCCGTTTGTATACACGAGAAGCCGGGGTTCG
This genomic window contains:
- the lon gene encoding endopeptidase La encodes the protein MGTTGRERKIPLLPLRGLLVFPTMVLHLDVGREKSVKALEKAMVDDNLILLATQEEVHLEEPTKEQIFKVGTIAKIKQMLKLPNGTIRVLVEGLKRARIDQFLNEDEYFEVAISELEDEMDEMAEVEALMRSVLRTFEQYIKLSKKVTPETLASVSDIDEPGRLADVITSHLTLKMKDKQNVLEAINVKARLEILLEILNNEREVLELERKIGQRVKKQMEKTQKEYYLREQMKAIQKELGDKEGRAGEVEELRKQLSEFDGPDQVEEKIAKEIDRLEKTPPTSAEGNVIRNYIDWLFSIPWTKVTEDNLDINHAKEVLDEDHYGLEKAKERVLEYLAVQKLVKRLKGPILCLVGPPGVGKTSLARSVARSLGREFVRISLGGVRDEAEIRGHRRTYVGAMPGRVIQGMKTAGTVNPVFLLDEIDKMANDFRGDPAAALLEVLDPNQNDTFSDHYIEEPYDLSKVMFITTANTVHTIPRPLLDRMEMLHIPGYTEIEKLNIAKKYLLPKQMEEHGLAEEQLTVSEEGLLEIIRLYTREAGVRDLNRMMETICRKAAKQIVSDEAQELNVTLETLEELIGKSKFRYGLAETEDQVGACTGLAWTEAGGDTLTIEVAVLPGKGKLTLTGKLGDVMKESAQAAFSYIRSRAEELKIDPDFYEKSDIHIHVPEGAIPKDGPSAGITIATALISALCSTPVSKEVGMTGEITLRGRVLPIGGLKEKSLAAHRAGLKTIIMPKENEKDIDEIPDTVKQDLTFIPVEHLDEVLDKALVIDDGKVTV